One Algihabitans albus genomic region harbors:
- a CDS encoding ABC transporter substrate-binding protein, whose protein sequence is MTKDTKRQDARQASPARRGLRGYGTALAMAGLLGLGGASQVGSAQAAEEIVFGGSIPLTGVFAFAGEGVHAGIQDWVQIVNEAGGIEGRMLRYEPEDTAYKVDASVAAFKRITSQFQPNLYYGDSTAFSKTINPELERNGRMIMAGASFATELNDPEVFPLQFMAGPDYTEMFGILLQHIADTQPGASVAFVYSDTEFGRDPIEPGRARAEALGLEVVETIVTPPGSVDISTEVLKLRRARPDYAIFHGYVQAPIPEFISQARQMGMETRFMGTFWSMDHTVVMGMGEVAEGFMGVMPYRYYYDEAADAPMLERIREMRPEYQSTAYMQGFLTAMLMTEAVERTVAAGQDLTGPNLKAALNSIEDFDTGGIIGVPISLPGNSIPVGRIYQADIAAQKMVPVSDWIRLDETGG, encoded by the coding sequence ATGACGAAGGACACAAAACGACAGGACGCCCGGCAGGCGTCCCCGGCTCGCCGCGGACTGCGCGGCTATGGAACGGCGCTGGCGATGGCCGGTCTGCTCGGGCTGGGCGGGGCGAGCCAAGTCGGCAGCGCTCAGGCGGCGGAAGAAATCGTCTTCGGCGGCTCGATCCCGCTGACCGGCGTTTTCGCCTTCGCCGGCGAGGGCGTGCATGCCGGCATTCAGGACTGGGTGCAGATCGTCAACGAGGCCGGCGGCATCGAGGGACGCATGCTGCGTTACGAACCGGAGGACACGGCTTACAAGGTCGACGCCTCGGTCGCCGCCTTCAAGCGCATCACGAGTCAGTTCCAGCCGAATCTCTACTACGGCGACTCCACCGCCTTCTCCAAGACCATCAATCCGGAGCTGGAGCGCAACGGGCGCATGATCATGGCAGGCGCGTCCTTCGCCACCGAACTGAACGACCCTGAGGTCTTCCCGCTGCAATTCATGGCCGGGCCGGACTACACGGAGATGTTCGGCATCCTGCTTCAGCACATCGCCGACACCCAGCCGGGCGCCAGCGTCGCCTTCGTCTATTCCGATACCGAATTCGGCCGCGATCCGATCGAACCCGGCCGCGCGCGGGCCGAGGCGCTCGGCCTCGAGGTGGTCGAGACCATCGTGACACCGCCGGGCTCGGTCGACATCTCGACCGAGGTGCTGAAGCTGCGCCGGGCGCGGCCCGACTACGCCATCTTCCACGGCTACGTTCAGGCGCCGATCCCCGAGTTCATCAGCCAGGCCCGGCAGATGGGCATGGAGACGCGCTTCATGGGCACCTTCTGGTCGATGGACCATACGGTGGTGATGGGGATGGGCGAGGTCGCCGAAGGTTTCATGGGAGTCATGCCCTACCGCTACTACTACGACGAGGCGGCCGACGCGCCGATGCTGGAGCGGATCCGCGAAATGCGGCCCGAGTACCAGTCGACCGCCTACATGCAGGGCTTCCTGACGGCCATGCTGATGACCGAAGCGGTCGAGCGGACCGTGGCGGCCGGCCAGGATTTGACCGGGCCCAACCTGAAGGCCGCGCTCAACTCCATCGAAGACTTCGACACCGGCGGCATCATCGGCGTGCCGATCAGCCTTCCGGGGAACTCGATCCCCGTCGGACGCATCTACCAGGCCGACATCGCGGCGCAGAAGATGGTGCCCGTGTCCGACTGGATCCGTCTGGACGAGACCGGAGGCTGA